In Edaphobacter paludis, a single window of DNA contains:
- a CDS encoding chloride channel protein — MTQEHLMEKEPGLKEVSTSSLADKAEIAPAREERLFLLLSIFIGIISGLLVVSFRMAIDWLQVLLLGSAPNSHQPRLLIIPAVIGLLIAVLTRYVFPQVRGSGVNQTKAALYINNGYISFRTVIGKFMLSALAIGSGHSLGPEDPSLQIGAGVASLISRRMGLSRERLRLFAPIGAAAGLAAAFNAPISAILFVIEEVIGQWNAAVLGSIVLSAVSSVVVARSFWGAEPMFRIPTVTFDSRELLAYAVLGVFGGVAALIFSKALGYLRPRLRRQPAWAQMLQPGLAGLLVGGIGYFGLPQVMGAGYEVIDQAMHAQFAWKMLLLLALFKIIATTLSFSSGTPGGMFAPTLFIGAMLGAAIGAFEKLYFPQLHLTGSLASYALVGMGVLFAAFLRAPLTSVFMVLEVSGNYSIIVPVILANTIAYVISRSLQPVPIFEMLTHQDGLDLPSMEEQREESELHIEDAIQPVIVPILQGSETVADAMKAVAQYSGMEDASVVLVHCGDGLWYAAKHDELQELFAKAGEDDPALSLEERLGKERTPVLFPDLPLASTLPHFKRWPLLPITNRAMRGALEGTVSMADVLKRYQGR, encoded by the coding sequence ATGACACAGGAACATCTCATGGAGAAGGAACCGGGATTGAAAGAAGTATCCACGTCCTCGCTCGCCGACAAGGCTGAAATTGCGCCTGCTCGCGAAGAGCGGCTTTTTCTGCTGCTCTCAATCTTCATTGGCATCATCTCGGGCCTTCTGGTGGTCTCGTTTCGCATGGCCATCGACTGGCTTCAGGTGCTTTTGCTCGGCTCCGCGCCAAATTCGCACCAGCCACGACTTCTCATCATCCCTGCCGTCATTGGCCTACTCATCGCTGTGCTGACGCGGTATGTCTTCCCGCAGGTTCGCGGCAGCGGTGTCAACCAGACCAAGGCCGCTCTTTATATCAACAACGGCTACATCTCGTTTCGCACTGTGATAGGCAAGTTTATGCTCTCTGCACTTGCTATCGGCAGCGGACACTCTCTCGGGCCAGAGGATCCGTCGCTGCAGATCGGCGCCGGTGTCGCATCCTTAATCAGCCGACGGATGGGACTGTCTCGCGAGCGTCTGCGGCTCTTCGCTCCTATTGGCGCGGCTGCAGGCCTTGCCGCGGCTTTCAATGCGCCAATCTCGGCGATCCTGTTCGTCATCGAAGAGGTCATCGGACAATGGAACGCGGCGGTGCTTGGCTCCATCGTTCTGTCGGCGGTGTCAAGCGTCGTCGTGGCACGCTCGTTCTGGGGAGCGGAGCCGATGTTCCGTATCCCAACGGTCACATTCGACTCGCGTGAGTTGCTCGCGTACGCGGTACTGGGCGTCTTCGGCGGTGTTGCGGCGCTGATCTTTTCCAAGGCACTTGGCTATCTACGGCCTCGTCTGCGTCGACAACCGGCGTGGGCTCAGATGTTGCAGCCTGGACTGGCGGGGTTGCTCGTGGGTGGAATCGGATATTTTGGCCTGCCGCAGGTCATGGGCGCGGGTTATGAGGTCATCGATCAGGCCATGCACGCCCAGTTCGCCTGGAAGATGCTGCTGTTGCTGGCGCTCTTCAAAATTATTGCGACGACGCTGTCGTTCTCCAGTGGAACACCGGGCGGCATGTTCGCACCCACGCTGTTTATTGGAGCAATGCTGGGAGCAGCCATTGGTGCGTTTGAGAAGCTTTACTTTCCGCAACTACATCTCACCGGATCGCTTGCGTCCTACGCTCTGGTGGGCATGGGGGTGCTCTTCGCTGCGTTTTTGCGCGCCCCTTTGACCTCGGTCTTCATGGTGCTGGAGGTCAGTGGGAACTACTCGATCATTGTTCCCGTGATCCTTGCCAATACCATTGCGTATGTCATTTCACGTAGCTTGCAGCCTGTCCCTATCTTTGAGATGTTGACCCATCAGGATGGCCTCGACCTGCCTTCGATGGAGGAGCAGCGCGAGGAGAGCGAGCTGCATATCGAAGATGCGATACAGCCTGTCATCGTTCCAATTCTGCAAGGCTCGGAGACGGTTGCCGATGCGATGAAAGCCGTAGCGCAATACAGCGGCATGGAAGACGCCTCAGTGGTGCTCGTGCATTGCGGTGACGGTCTCTGGTACGCTGCGAAGCATGATGAACTGCAAGAATTGTTTGCGAAGGCAGGCGAGGACGATCCCGCTCTTTCGCTTGAAGAGCGACTTGGCAAGGAGCGGACGCCGGTATTATTTCCCGATCTTCCGCTTGCCAGCACGCTGCCTCACTTCAAGCGGTGGCCCTTGCTGCCGATCACCAATCGAGCCATGCGTGGAGCGCTGGAGGGCACAGTGTCCATGGCGGACGTACTGAAGCGATATCAGGGGCGATAG
- the agaR gene encoding transcriptional repressor AgaR, which yields MKKRNQTPSAHSAPSIEPSKMLIGERRQHILSLIHRDGRVLVSELSESLGISPITIRKDLDYLEAHGVVQRTHGGALSPQGSTMTDPSLKEKEHRQIKEKQRIAAAAIKLVKNGQCVLLDSGTTVTTIARALREFSNLTIVTNAVNIAAELSDTNFEIILTGGTLRKNSFSLVGPMAEDMLGQIRADILFLAVDGFDPKIGITTPNVLESRVNRAMVKASRKVVAVCDSTKFSRSSMALIVPPTAIHTVITDDQISDADADALRSAGIELIIV from the coding sequence ATGAAAAAACGGAACCAGACACCCAGTGCACACTCCGCCCCGAGCATTGAGCCCAGCAAGATGCTGATCGGCGAGCGGCGGCAGCACATCTTGTCGCTCATTCACCGCGACGGACGCGTTCTGGTTTCGGAACTCTCTGAATCGCTCGGCATCTCGCCGATCACCATCCGCAAAGACCTCGACTACCTGGAGGCCCACGGCGTCGTGCAACGCACCCACGGCGGCGCTCTATCACCTCAAGGCAGCACCATGACAGACCCTTCCTTGAAGGAAAAGGAACATCGCCAGATCAAGGAAAAGCAACGGATCGCCGCTGCCGCCATCAAGCTGGTAAAAAACGGACAGTGTGTTCTTCTGGACTCAGGAACGACGGTTACGACAATCGCACGCGCCCTTCGCGAGTTTTCCAACCTGACGATTGTCACGAACGCAGTTAATATAGCTGCTGAATTGAGCGATACCAACTTCGAAATCATTCTTACCGGCGGGACTCTACGTAAGAACTCCTTCTCGCTCGTCGGCCCAATGGCGGAAGACATGTTGGGGCAGATACGCGCCGATATCCTCTTTCTGGCTGTCGATGGCTTCGACCCGAAGATCGGCATCACTACACCTAATGTTCTGGAGTCGCGAGTCAATCGCGCGATGGTCAAGGCCTCACGAAAAGTCGTCGCCGTCTGTGATTCCACGAAGTTCAGCCGTTCCAGCATGGCGTTGATCGTGCCGCCTACGGCAATCCATACCGTCATTACCGACGATCAGATCTCCGATGCAGACGCCGATGCACTCCGAAGCGCCGGTATCGAACTCATCATCGTGTAA
- a CDS encoding TonB C-terminal domain-containing protein gives MPPVETPPNSVPPSPPAKVRTGRYGELEEHELIHLLDSLDDERSRARFRESVYISLIFYLAFAWFLFYGPRILFHQPRVINPMDVLRERDKNITYLNTPKDISKELSHRQTKAPRPTLDKKTLQQLQSMEKARVPAPAPPAPTPQPPAQQPAPQQAKQTPPPQPLPQQEQAIVDAPKPAPTKPNFGNPNQTAGDTIRSAAQAAAQNRGNGGDFGTGVPVAHQGLNTGVDVLSDTMGVNFDPYLKRIIYEIYHTWLPLIPEEARPPLNKQGETLIRFTILPDGRIGAMTLDGSTHDQAIDRAAWGSITGVGQFPALPKEFHGPNLELRIHYLVNKNPE, from the coding sequence ATGCCACCTGTAGAAACACCACCCAACTCCGTGCCGCCATCCCCACCCGCCAAGGTGCGCACCGGACGTTACGGCGAACTCGAAGAGCACGAACTCATCCACCTGCTCGACTCTCTCGATGACGAGCGCTCTCGCGCGCGCTTTCGCGAATCCGTCTACATCTCCCTGATCTTTTATCTTGCCTTCGCCTGGTTCCTCTTCTATGGCCCTCGCATTCTGTTCCATCAACCCCGGGTTATTAATCCGATGGATGTCCTCAGGGAACGGGACAAGAACATTACCTACCTGAACACGCCGAAGGACATCTCGAAGGAGCTTTCGCACCGGCAGACCAAGGCCCCCAGGCCAACGCTCGACAAGAAGACGTTGCAGCAGCTTCAATCCATGGAGAAGGCCCGAGTTCCGGCACCCGCACCGCCCGCTCCAACTCCTCAGCCACCTGCGCAGCAGCCCGCGCCGCAGCAGGCGAAGCAGACCCCGCCGCCGCAACCGCTGCCTCAGCAGGAGCAGGCGATTGTCGACGCGCCGAAACCCGCGCCCACGAAGCCGAACTTTGGCAATCCCAATCAGACAGCCGGCGACACCATCCGCAGCGCAGCGCAGGCAGCGGCACAAAATCGTGGCAACGGCGGAGACTTCGGCACAGGCGTTCCGGTGGCCCATCAGGGACTTAACACCGGCGTCGACGTTCTCTCCGACACCATGGGCGTCAACTTCGACCCCTACCTCAAGCGAATCATCTACGAGATCTATCACACCTGGCTTCCGCTGATTCCCGAGGAAGCACGCCCCCCGCTCAATAAGCAGGGAGAGACTCTCATTCGCTTCACCATCCTGCCCGATGGTCGCATCGGCGCCATGACTCTCGACGGATCGACCCACGACCAGGCCATCGACCGCGCGGCCTGGGGTTCCATCACCGGTGTGGGCCAGTTTCCTGCGTTGCCCAAGGAGTTTCACGGCCCGAACCTCGAACTCCGCATCCACTATCTCGTCAACAAGAACCCCGAGTAG
- a CDS encoding transporter, with translation MLRRTLWVSILCFSAAASLSAQTAQTSTVAANPPAQRHSLTGAPAREPLDPRIEQALRERDAIIRNLLERVQQLEDRLNVVNTSASAGAHVTRIAETTAPAPAPSRVEAVVNNATYDETERRATEALDQALVVRGGLLLPPGTLEIDNTISYFSASSDHVAIDGFALLPILVVGDITSQRVREDFLLPTFTTRLGLPNRFQMDFTVPYGYVLNRTVDALGKETTMSQFGLGDIQAGISRQLTFERGHVPDLLANIRFKSVTGANSYSLTSNQTNLGSGFYAVQGNLTAAKSSDPVVFFGNISFTDNLAARHTLPSNDPNNPGGTMVGHIRPGNSYGFQLGSILALNPDTSMTLGWDQRFTRSAKLNGSMWPGSYLVEGTLRLGTSYVYAPGRILDLSFGVGLTPDTPNLQFSVGLPFRLSLWKPRMVR, from the coding sequence ATGTTGCGACGGACTTTATGGGTCTCGATCCTCTGCTTCTCTGCCGCCGCCTCTCTTTCGGCGCAGACGGCGCAGACTTCGACTGTAGCTGCCAATCCTCCGGCACAGCGCCACTCCCTGACCGGTGCTCCGGCCCGGGAGCCGCTCGATCCCCGCATTGAGCAGGCCCTGCGTGAGCGCGATGCCATCATTCGCAATCTGCTCGAACGGGTGCAGCAGTTGGAAGACCGTCTCAATGTCGTGAACACTTCAGCAAGCGCAGGCGCCCACGTCACCCGCATCGCCGAGACTACCGCTCCTGCTCCCGCGCCCAGCAGAGTAGAGGCCGTTGTAAACAACGCCACCTATGACGAGACCGAACGCCGCGCTACCGAGGCTCTCGACCAGGCGCTGGTTGTTCGCGGTGGTCTGCTTCTGCCTCCCGGCACCCTCGAAATCGACAACACGATCTCTTACTTCAGCGCATCTTCTGACCATGTGGCCATCGACGGCTTCGCGTTGCTGCCCATCCTCGTCGTCGGCGACATCACCTCGCAACGAGTCCGCGAGGACTTCCTTCTGCCTACATTTACAACCCGGCTGGGTCTTCCCAACCGGTTTCAGATGGACTTCACGGTTCCTTACGGATATGTGCTGAACCGTACCGTCGATGCCCTCGGCAAGGAAACCACCATGAGCCAGTTCGGGCTTGGGGACATTCAGGCAGGCATCTCCCGCCAGTTGACCTTCGAGCGTGGGCACGTACCTGACCTGCTCGCCAATATCCGCTTCAAGTCCGTGACCGGAGCAAACTCTTACAGCCTCACCAGCAATCAGACGAATCTTGGCTCCGGCTTCTATGCCGTCCAGGGAAACCTGACTGCCGCCAAATCGAGCGACCCCGTTGTCTTCTTCGGCAATATATCCTTCACCGATAACCTTGCAGCCCGACATACGCTTCCGTCCAACGATCCGAACAACCCGGGCGGCACTATGGTAGGACACATTCGGCCGGGAAACTCCTATGGCTTCCAGTTGGGTTCCATTCTCGCTCTCAACCCGGACACTTCCATGACACTGGGTTGGGATCAGCGCTTCACGCGTTCCGCCAAATTAAATGGATCCATGTGGCCCGGCTCGTACCTTGTAGAAGGCACGCTCCGACTGGGGACTTCGTATGTGTATGCTCCGGGCAGGATCCTTGACCTGAGCTTCGGCGTTGGTCTGACGCCCGACACGCCGAACCTGCAATTCTCGGTAGGGCTGCCGTTCAGGCTATCGCTGTGGAAGCCGAGGATGGTTCGCTAA
- a CDS encoding cysteine peptidase family C39 domain-containing protein, translated as MKLPRPFLRSVFAIVVVILALPLVPANAQVSINLPETQGAKPVRTLKELRDEGVVRQRWDMSCGAAALSTILTYDFSDNTPEAAIVVWILHRVDPVRVRARGGFSLLELKHFAQARGYNAEGFSGMSLADLAAEKSWVITPIHVKTVDHFVVVKGIVGDRVIIADPGFGNVTMATGRFMKIWKNGIVFVIQPPDPRMLAPKSVSAASRVVPDETLISRGIGVAIPANALY; from the coding sequence ATGAAACTGCCACGCCCATTCCTGCGTTCGGTCTTCGCGATTGTGGTCGTGATTCTTGCCCTGCCGCTTGTCCCTGCCAACGCTCAGGTCTCCATTAACCTGCCCGAGACACAGGGAGCGAAGCCGGTTCGCACGTTGAAGGAGTTGCGTGATGAAGGCGTCGTCCGCCAGCGCTGGGATATGAGTTGCGGCGCGGCGGCCCTCAGTACCATCCTCACCTACGACTTCAGCGATAACACTCCTGAGGCCGCAATCGTCGTTTGGATACTGCATCGCGTCGATCCCGTCCGTGTCCGTGCACGCGGCGGTTTTTCTCTGCTCGAATTGAAGCACTTCGCCCAGGCGCGCGGCTACAACGCCGAAGGATTCAGCGGTATGTCGCTCGCGGACCTCGCTGCTGAAAAATCCTGGGTCATCACACCCATCCACGTCAAGACTGTAGACCACTTCGTTGTCGTCAAGGGCATCGTCGGCGACCGCGTTATAATTGCCGATCCTGGCTTCGGCAACGTCACGATGGCGACCGGGCGCTTCATGAAGATCTGGAAGAACGGAATCGTATTTGTTATCCAGCCACCCGACCCGAGAATGCTGGCTCCAAAGAGTGTCTCCGCCGCATCCCGTGTCGTGCCGGACGAGACTCTCATCTCCCGCGGCATCGGAGTTGCGATCCCGGCCAACGCTTTGTATTAG
- the miaA gene encoding tRNA (adenosine(37)-N6)-dimethylallyltransferase MiaA, whose product MTNPLIVLVGPTASGKTSLALRLAEEFNGEIVSCDSVAVYRGMEIGTAKPSQEERSLIQHHMIDVAWPDEACTAGDYSRQAREALSGITERGHLPIVAGGTGLYLRALIDGLFPSPPTNPDWREHLRHRAETHGAAYLHRILTRLDATAAAAIHTNDVPKVIRAIEVSLAAKQPLTQQWQKGRDELTGYRILRLGLDPPRPLLYERINQRAAAMFDRGLIEETERLIERYGRDCRPLTSLGYAEAAAVLRGELTREQAVVQAQQGHRNYAKRQATWFRREAGIHWLKGVGGDPGITEQARQLVAQHLNANNPSS is encoded by the coding sequence GTGACGAATCCGCTTATCGTTCTGGTTGGCCCCACCGCCAGCGGCAAGACCTCCCTCGCCCTGCGCCTCGCCGAAGAATTCAACGGTGAGATTGTCAGCTGCGATTCGGTCGCGGTCTATCGCGGGATGGAGATTGGCACAGCTAAGCCATCGCAGGAAGAACGCTCCCTCATCCAGCATCACATGATCGACGTCGCGTGGCCCGACGAAGCCTGCACTGCCGGCGACTATAGCCGCCAAGCCCGCGAGGCACTCAGCGGCATAACGGAGCGAGGGCATCTGCCCATTGTTGCCGGGGGAACGGGGCTCTATCTCCGTGCACTGATCGATGGACTCTTTCCTTCACCTCCCACCAATCCGGATTGGCGCGAGCATCTTCGCCATCGCGCCGAAACTCACGGTGCGGCTTATCTTCACCGTATTCTTACGCGTCTAGACGCTACCGCCGCCGCAGCCATCCACACCAATGACGTGCCCAAGGTCATCCGTGCGATCGAGGTTTCGTTGGCGGCAAAACAGCCGCTTACTCAGCAATGGCAGAAGGGACGCGATGAGCTGACCGGCTACCGGATACTTCGTCTCGGCCTCGATCCGCCGCGGCCACTTCTTTACGAACGCATCAATCAGCGTGCTGCAGCGATGTTCGACCGCGGACTCATCGAGGAGACAGAACGTCTCATCGAGCGTTACGGTCGCGACTGCCGCCCGCTCACCTCTCTGGGCTATGCCGAGGCGGCAGCCGTTCTGCGAGGCGAACTCACCCGCGAGCAAGCAGTCGTCCAGGCACAGCAGGGCCACCGCAACTACGCCAAGCGCCAGGCTACATGGTTTCGCCGCGAGGCTGGCATTCATTGGCTCAAAGGCGTTGGCGGTGACCCAGGCATCACAGAGCAGGCCCGGCAGCTAGTCGCGCAACACCTGAACGCAAACAACCCCTCAAGCTAG
- a CDS encoding MFS transporter: MPSYVPSKTAATTVPDMHAGYSRFLLLVAGLGGLLYGVDVGIIGGALPYLEATSGLNAGQLSIIVAAVLLGSVFSTLFAGILADWMGRRPLMILSGVAFVLSIPVIALSHGYGPLFLGRLLQGISGGFIGMVVPLYLAECLSASNRGRGTGVFQWMLTLGIVAAALIGIYYSYRVEAVARASSAAALFAFKDQAWRHIFWVSLPPGVLFVLGSIFVTESPRWLFRQGRHEAAKAALLRSRSEEQANIEMQEMQAVAATNTPTFEGKKAGGSLLQRKYVVPFVLACVILFCNTATGINSIIGYNTGILLQSGLSDLSAHWGYVIFTMVNFIMTMIGMSLVDKLGRKVLFIVGTGGIILSLTSVGLLFMKSEKVSIDRSSAVQAMVRSDQTLSFKFTPDQAQQLLSTEVPSNQAVDSHRASLVVVYSCGDFTSATNFVRSDDVAAPLTISRSDCLPQNKFDAFLKNPFASLDAARSAPLKIDHALIGSVPEKSHGWLVALCLYLFMACYAVGPGVCVWLALTELMPTRIRSNGMSIALVINQLVSTILAGIFLPFVSKYGYSTMFFVFAGFTVIYILTTAIFLPETKGKTLEEIEEHFKTRGEKAAPLPSL; the protein is encoded by the coding sequence ATGCCAAGTTACGTTCCCAGCAAAACCGCCGCTACTACAGTCCCTGATATGCACGCCGGATATAGCCGCTTTCTGCTGCTGGTCGCGGGGCTTGGCGGCCTCCTGTATGGAGTCGATGTAGGAATCATCGGGGGAGCGCTGCCTTATCTCGAAGCCACCTCCGGGCTCAACGCGGGACAACTATCGATCATCGTGGCGGCGGTATTGCTGGGCAGCGTCTTCTCGACGCTGTTTGCCGGAATTCTGGCTGACTGGATGGGACGTCGCCCTCTCATGATCCTGAGCGGAGTGGCATTTGTCCTCAGCATTCCAGTCATCGCTCTCTCACATGGCTACGGCCCGCTCTTTTTGGGACGTCTGCTGCAGGGTATCAGCGGCGGATTCATCGGCATGGTCGTCCCTCTTTACCTTGCGGAGTGCCTCTCGGCCTCCAATCGCGGCAGGGGAACCGGCGTCTTCCAATGGATGCTCACGCTCGGCATCGTCGCTGCGGCGCTCATCGGCATCTACTACAGCTATCGCGTCGAAGCGGTCGCACGGGCGTCAAGCGCAGCCGCGCTCTTTGCCTTCAAAGACCAGGCGTGGCGGCACATCTTCTGGGTCTCTCTGCCGCCCGGAGTCCTTTTTGTTCTGGGCAGTATCTTCGTGACGGAATCGCCCCGCTGGCTCTTTCGCCAGGGCAGGCATGAAGCCGCAAAAGCCGCGCTGTTACGTTCCCGCTCGGAGGAACAAGCCAACATTGAAATGCAGGAGATGCAGGCAGTCGCCGCGACGAACACGCCAACATTCGAAGGAAAGAAGGCGGGCGGCTCATTGCTGCAGCGCAAATACGTCGTTCCTTTTGTGCTGGCCTGCGTCATTCTTTTCTGCAATACGGCCACCGGCATCAACTCCATCATTGGATACAACACCGGCATCCTGCTGCAAAGCGGCCTCTCCGATCTATCGGCGCACTGGGGCTATGTCATCTTCACCATGGTCAACTTCATTATGACTATGATCGGCATGTCGCTGGTCGATAAGTTGGGACGAAAGGTCCTCTTTATCGTCGGAACCGGCGGCATTATTCTGTCGCTCACCAGCGTAGGCCTCCTGTTCATGAAATCGGAGAAGGTCAGCATCGATCGCAGCAGCGCCGTTCAGGCGATGGTGAGATCCGACCAGACACTTTCCTTTAAATTCACGCCAGATCAAGCTCAGCAGCTTCTCTCCACAGAAGTCCCATCAAACCAGGCGGTAGACAGTCATCGCGCATCTCTGGTCGTGGTCTACTCTTGCGGCGACTTCACCTCGGCCACAAATTTCGTTCGTTCCGACGACGTAGCCGCTCCCCTGACGATCTCTCGTAGCGACTGTCTTCCGCAGAACAAGTTCGACGCCTTCCTCAAAAATCCCTTCGCCAGCCTCGACGCCGCCCGCTCCGCACCCCTCAAAATCGATCACGCGCTGATCGGCAGCGTCCCCGAGAAGAGCCACGGATGGCTCGTTGCCTTGTGCCTTTATCTCTTCATGGCCTGCTATGCCGTCGGTCCCGGTGTCTGCGTCTGGCTGGCTCTCACCGAGTTGATGCCAACCCGCATCCGTTCCAATGGCATGAGTATCGCCCTGGTGATCAACCAGCTCGTCTCGACGATCCTCGCCGGAATCTTCCTTCCTTTTGTAAGTAAATATGGATACTCGACGATGTTCTTTGTCTTCGCCGGGTTTACCGTGATCTATATCCTGACCACCGCTATCTTCCTACCGGAGACTAAGGGGAAGACCCTGGAAGAGATCGAAGAGCACTTCAAGACAAGAGGAGAGAAGGCTGCTCCACTGCCTTCTCTCTAA
- a CDS encoding MogA/MoaB family molybdenum cofactor biosynthesis protein, whose translation MNQRFSADTRAVVITVSDRCSKGEQTDVSGPAVARMLKTAGLEGVLLRILPDDIDAIITALRHYARNAQLIVTTGGTGLAPRDVTPDATRLVCERIVDGLAERMRAEGLQHTPFAALSRAVCGVTGETLVVNLPGSPAGAESSLRAVLPLLPHALDLLAGKTEHSGLNAG comes from the coding sequence GTGAATCAAAGATTTTCTGCCGATACCCGTGCGGTTGTCATTACTGTCAGCGATCGCTGCTCCAAGGGAGAGCAGACGGATGTATCCGGGCCAGCCGTCGCCCGAATGCTGAAAACTGCCGGACTGGAAGGCGTGTTGCTGCGAATTTTGCCGGACGATATAGACGCAATCATTACGGCTTTGCGGCATTATGCGCGAAATGCACAGTTGATCGTCACCACTGGAGGTACAGGGCTGGCCCCCCGGGATGTGACCCCGGACGCCACTCGGCTGGTGTGCGAGCGGATCGTGGATGGGCTGGCCGAGCGCATGCGTGCCGAGGGCTTGCAACATACTCCATTTGCAGCGCTTAGCCGTGCGGTCTGTGGGGTAACCGGAGAGACTCTGGTTGTGAATCTGCCGGGAAGCCCGGCGGGAGCGGAAAGTTCGCTTCGCGCGGTGCTTCCGCTGCTGCCTCATGCGCTGGATCTGCTGGCGGGAAAGACGGAGCATTCCGGGCTAAATGCAGGTTAG
- a CDS encoding tetratricopeptide repeat protein: MSRTEVSLAKRRLLLRDSLTFLVLTLLTAVLFLVTLFLFRSFTSHRADLAVRWSGRGEAALDAGKPEQAMVALRTALSYAPGTRSYELLLARALAEAGHTEEASNYFMNLWLTQPGDGFINLELARLSAKKKDAPTAIKYYRASIYGTWEGDGVVRRRMVRLELARYLIEQHDFNAARIELLIAAGNSPSDPALNSTLADLLMQTGDAADGFIYYKKSLQHDPKNQAALEGAGRAAYSLGDFEVAHSLLERAAEAKASPREKEENLSADLAAMLENSKRILELRPSEKLRPAERVARILKDSVIAKKRFDGCVAQFDAAGELPPLLQQLKSRWVSANATMTRSVLLRSLAQQDTAVQLLFDTELQTNQFCGPPTGDDALLLLVAKSPEVADR; encoded by the coding sequence ATGAGTAGAACTGAAGTTTCGCTCGCGAAGCGACGACTGTTGCTTCGCGATTCGCTAACGTTTTTGGTGCTTACGCTTCTGACGGCCGTACTCTTCTTGGTGACGCTGTTCTTGTTTCGTTCGTTTACTTCGCATCGGGCAGATCTAGCTGTCCGCTGGTCGGGCCGGGGTGAAGCAGCACTGGATGCCGGGAAGCCTGAGCAGGCGATGGTGGCTCTGCGGACGGCGCTGTCGTATGCGCCGGGAACGCGCTCCTATGAGCTGCTGCTTGCAAGGGCGCTGGCTGAGGCTGGTCACACGGAGGAAGCATCCAATTACTTCATGAATCTGTGGCTGACGCAGCCGGGTGATGGCTTTATCAACTTGGAACTGGCCCGCCTGTCGGCTAAAAAGAAGGATGCGCCGACTGCCATCAAATATTACAGAGCGTCGATCTACGGAACCTGGGAAGGCGATGGCGTGGTGCGTAGACGCATGGTACGGCTGGAGCTGGCGCGCTATTTGATCGAGCAGCATGATTTCAACGCTGCGCGCATCGAGCTGCTGATAGCCGCGGGAAATTCCCCGAGCGATCCCGCTCTTAATAGCACGCTGGCCGACCTGCTGATGCAGACCGGCGATGCCGCAGACGGGTTTATCTATTACAAGAAATCGCTTCAACACGATCCCAAGAACCAGGCCGCTCTGGAAGGCGCCGGGCGAGCAGCATACAGCCTGGGAGATTTTGAGGTCGCGCACTCGCTACTGGAGCGCGCAGCTGAAGCGAAAGCCTCTCCCCGCGAGAAGGAAGAGAATCTTTCGGCCGACCTTGCCGCCATGCTTGAGAATTCGAAGCGGATTCTTGAGCTCAGACCCTCCGAGAAGCTGCGGCCTGCGGAACGAGTGGCTCGCATCCTTAAGGATAGCGTCATCGCAAAGAAGCGTTTTGACGGTTGCGTCGCCCAGTTCGATGCGGCAGGCGAGCTGCCTCCTTTGTTACAGCAGCTCAAATCGCGGTGGGTAAGCGCTAACGCGACGATGACGCGGTCCGTGCTGTTGCGGAGTCTGGCGCAGCAGGATACCGCCGTGCAGCTGCTCTTCGACACGGAACTACAAACCAATCAATTTTGCGGCCCGCCCACCGGCGACGATGCACTTCTTCTGCTGGTTGCGAAATCTCCGGAAGTGGCGGACCGATAG